In Lentilactobacillus sp. SPB1-3, the sequence AGCTTGAACAAACAATTTATTTTAATGAAGGATCAGGATTATTTTCCGACGGATTACACAGCATTAAAACCTGATTCTAAGTATGTTCAGCATAACTTGATTGATAAATATAATACTTTTTGGTTGGTCGATTATTACGGTAATCATCTGAAGCAATTAGGAACCTCTTTGAATGATGTGGCTAAGAATATGATGGTGGTGCAAGTTTCTGCATTGGGAAATTACACAAAGGGACACGGTCGAGCATTGCAACAGTTCAGTTTCTTCACTCTTTATAGTCAATTGTCTAGTACCTTTTATCCTAAAAAATATGCATTTAATGTCATGATTGGTTTGACATTAGGCATTATTTATTTGGTTGGTATGTATAACAACTTTAAAAGTCGTAAAGAAATTGCCGGCATAATGAAGTTTTTCTTGATAGTCGGATTAATGATCGGTACGATGATTTTACCTCTGACGACCCTGTTAACGTTTGGTGAAACCAATTTGTCACAACATATGTTGCCAGTTTCATTTAGTTTAGATTTAGTTTATCTGATCTTAATTGCTGATGTGATTAGAAAGAAACTTTGGAAAGGAACGAGTCAATGAAGAATAAATTAAATACGATATTAATTATATTTGGTTTATTTTTTGGCCTGACCTGGTTTTCTCAGTCCGCCAAAGCGGCGACCAATCCCAAAGTCCTGCTAGCATATGATTCGCAAAATGTCGTAAAAAAGGGTAATCGTAGAATTGATGCACTACAAAGGTTGTTGACTAGCTTGAACATTAAAGTCGATACGGTTAGGATGAATGACTACCATAAGGGAATGCTGAGTAAAGAAAAGTACACCGGCGTTATCACAATGGTCAATTGGGCTGGTAGTCACCAATCTAATACACAGTTTGATTCCGACCGAAATAAATATTCCGGAATTAAGCTCCACGTCGGTGAAGGAATATCTAATGCCGAGGCTCGGCAACTGAAACTGAAAACTGTAACGGTGTATCATCAACAGTTTGCGATTCAAAATGATCGAGGATCTAGCCAACCTATTCCTTTCAGCAGCTCAATTAAGCTGGCACGGAAGCTGCCAAAATCAGCGAAAGTTTTCGGAAACCTAGTAACGCAAACTAGTAATCATACTCGTTATCCTTACGGTATTATTAATGGGAGGCGAGGCTATTTACCACGTTTTGATAGTAGCGGGTTAAGCTTTTTGATTGCCGGTGAACTAATTGCGAAGCTGTTTGATCGGTCATTAAGTCAACCGCCAGTGTTAACAATTATCGGAATCACTCCTTATAGTGACCTGACTAAACTTAATCAGTTGAGTAATCAGCTATATCAAGCCGGAATTCCATTTGTTGTCAGCACCACCAGCGTGAACGATATAACTAACTATCAGGCATTTGCTAAATTCACTAACAGCCTGAGATTAGTCGAACAGCGCGGAGGGGTTGTGTTTTTAAAAACTCCCACGACGATACAACCTGGCTCCGGTAGTGGCGCGGAACTTAGCAGCATTATTCAAAATAATTTGGTTTCATTGGGGCAACAGAACGTATTTCCAGTGGGCGTAACCGCTGAAAATTACTGGAATCAAGATGTAGTGTATCGAAATAATGCGTTGAATATTGCCAATACGCGAATTCTCTTGGCTGACCCCAATGAATTCAGTTACGCGGATCAGGATAATCGAGCTGGAATTAGTCAAACAAGTTTTTATGGAGTTCCTATAAATCAGTTCACTGATGTGCACCAGTTAACTAAGGCTTCATGGCCGATGCCAGTTGCAATCACCACCTCATTGCCTAACAAGGCACTTGGCATTAAAAGACTAATTAGTAAGATCAATCAACTAAATATTAATTTATTTGATCCTTTGACTAGTGCTAAGGCAATGAAAATTTCCGGTGGTGCGGTTCAATTTAGTCAACAGGGCGGTAACTATTATTTAAATAACAGTCCGGTCGAGATCACTAAACCACAAAATGATGTTTATCAAAATATCCCAACTCAAAAGATTTCACCTATCAATAAGTTTTTTAAAACCCAATCAAATGTAATGCTGGTTTTGTTCAGTGTTATTCTGATTATTTTTATTGTCTTCATCTGGATAGGTCGACGAATCTATCGGCGGATGTTTACCGAAGAATAAGCGAAGGAGTTATCAATGTCGGTTTTAGATTTTTTTCTATTAATTGCAGTGCTGTCGATTTGGTTGATTTTAATTGTTAACCTGATTTTGACGATTGCTGGATATACGTACTATTTAAAATGGAGTAAAACTCCTACACCACAATTACCAGAAAATCCTGAGGATGTGCCCTTTGTTTCGATTCTGGTTCCTGCTCATAACGAAGGAATAGTTATTGTTAAAACAGTTCAGGCTTTACTTAACTTTGATTATCCTCATGATCGGTATGAAGTAATTGTGATAAATGATAATTCAAGCGACAATTCAGCTGAACTGTTGGCTGGGTTACAGGATTTGTACAAAGGCCGAAATTTAGAAGTTATTAACACTGATAAGACCAATGGCGGTAAGGGCAAATCCAATGCACTTAATATTGCACTGAATACCAGGGCCCGCGGTTCACTAATCTCGATTTATGATGCTGATAATACTCCTGAATCAGGAGCGTTACGCATACTGGTTGCCCAGTTACTACAAAATGATAAGACTGGAGCGGTAATCGGAAAGTTTCGGACTAGAAATAAGAATGCATCATTACTTACTAGATTTATTAATGTCGAAACGTTATCGTTTCAATGGATGGCGCAGGCAGGTAGACAACAGTTGTTTGGCTTGTGTACGATTCCAGGAACCAATTACGTTATTCGTCGAGATCTCTTGGAAGCCATCGGTGGCTGGGATGAGAAGGCTTTGGCCGAGGATACCGAAATTAGTTTTCAGGTGTATCGTCGGGGTTATCACATTCGCTTTCAACCACGAGCAGTTACGTGGGAACAAGAACCGCAAACACTGGACGTTTGGTTCCATCAACGAACACGATGGGTTAAGGGAAATATCTACGTAATTTTGAAGAATGCTAAATTGCTATTTGATCCTAAATCAGTGCGAATTCGATTTGATCTATTTTATTTTATGGCTGTGTATTTCTTATTGATGACATCATTGATTTTGTCAGATACAGTCTTTGTTCTCTCGGTTTCTGGAGTGGTTCATTCCAATCTGCAAGGTTTTAGCAATTCAGTTTGGGCATTTGCGATTCTGTTATTTGTTTTAAGTACGTTTGTAACGGTCCTAACCGAGAAGGGGGAAATGACCTTCTCAAATTTATTAATAATATTACTTATGTACGCCGTTTATAGCCAAATGTGGCTTGCTGTGGCCGTACATGGAATGGTGGGGTATATTCGTGAACAAGTCTTTCATCAACAAGCCAAATGGTATAAAACAAAACGATATAAGTAAGTTACTTGCGTTGTTTATTGCAGTGGTCATGATTTTGTTAGGGGGCCTGACAGCACAATCTGCCAAAGGAGCCACTTCAACATACACTGAACCATTTCAAAATACGACGACTAGTTTGTCAGGAAGTTCAGTTCAGACAAATATGTATTTCGTTAAGATGGGTTATTGGGATGTCAAAAAGGCGACATTTAACCTTAGTTTTCAAATTTCTCAGCTTAATGATCAAAAATCATCCGATATTACTGTAATGATCAATGGTACTAAATTTTATTCATTCAAGCCTAAGAACAATAGTGGCATTCAAAATCGTCAAATTGAAATTCCTAAAAAATTGATTTCTGGTACGAATAATCTGCAAATTATGGGCCAAATTACTAATAAAAATAGTAACCAAGCTGTTTCAACACCAGCAAATTGGCTCACGATTTACAGTGGTGCCAACGTGAACTTTGAATATGGTTTGGCGCCTGCCAAGAATTCAATCAAGTCATTCTACGATTATTTTACTGGTGCCGATACTATCAGTAACCAATCAGCTGTGGTGGCTACAGCAAATAAACCAGATAATAATGAATTAACATCAAGTGCAACGGCTTTGTCTGGTCAAGCTCGAACCATCACCACTGCTGATGAAGAGTTACCGATTGTGACTTTGAATGATAAAAAGTATGACCAGGCCAGATATCGGATGATCGTGGCTAAGTATGATCACTTGCCTGATAATTTAAAGAAGGCAGTTAGGCGACAAGGACTTGATCAAAAAGCCGTGCTACAACGAGTAAATGACGGTGATCATAATGATCTGGTAGTCACATCTAACAATAATGAGTTATTGACTCGGGCTGCTAAATTTGTGGCAAACTCAGAATTAATGAGTGAAACTGCTTCAGATGAAAAAACGGTCACTGATCAAACCAACACCAATACATCTGTGTTGCAATATCAGGGACGCTATCAGCTGACGAATCAAGATGTGCAATTAACGGGTGCTAATCATCATGAACAGGCATTTTTCGTTAACTTGCCAGTCGATAGAACTAATGCCAATGGTTCTAAGATAAAGATTAATTATAAGTATGCTAAAAATTTGGATTTCAATAATTCGTTGATTACTGTGTACGTTAATAATCAAGCAATTGGTAGTAAGAAACTTACTATGCAACGAGCCAATGGTGATTCAGTAACTGTTTCTTTGCCAAAAGACAAGCCCTTAGGGAACAGTTTTACTATTCGCGTGGCTTTTGATTTACAGTTGAAGAAAAATGCTGATAGTAACGCAGAGACACCTTGGGCAACTGTCGATAGCGATTCCGAAGCAGATATTAAGTCAGAACCGCAAAACGATTTATTATTCAAAAATTACCCAAGCATGTTTCTTAAGAACGGGGCCTTTAATAATTTGGCGATTGTCCGCCCTAAAGACATGACTGCCAATGATTTTAAAACTTTTACTAACATTGTTAATTTGATTGGTAACTATACACAATCCAACATGGGTGATTTAAAAGTTTATGATAACAAGCCTAGTTCATCCACTTTGGAAAATGCCAATGTGGTGGCCTTTGGTACTCCAGATCAAAATAATTTAATTAAACGATTAAATTCCAAATTGTATTTTAAATTCGATAACGGGTTCGACCACTTTTTATCTAACGAAAAGTTAAGCATCGAAAGTGGTTATGGTCACAATATTGGAACTGATCAATTGATCCGATCACCATATAATAAGCAACGGGGGATGTTGATTATTACTGCTGCTAAGCCAGAAGATGTCTTTATAGCATCTACTCAAATCAGTGACCAAAAAAATATTCAACAGTATCAAAACACTGATGGAATATTGGTAGATCAAGATAACAATCACTATAGTTATCGCTTTAAAAAGGTTGCAGCAATTAACTCACAACAAAATATTAGTCACACGATCAGCAAGAATTCACAGCTATTAATATACTTAGGACTTGCTGTATTCGTTGCCACCATTATTGCTGTGGTTGGATTTATGTTGCTCCGAAAGAATGGACTATTGAAGATAGGAGATAATAAACATGAATGATGATGCGCGAAACAATCTTTTATCTGACATATATTTATTAGCCTTTCTAGCTTTGATGGGATTAACCGCATTACTAATGAGCTTTACCGGTAATGTTATATTGAATACCATTTATATGGCACTAACGATCCTATCAATTATAATTACGTATTTTTACGGAATTTACGCTGGCTTTGTTGAAAATCTTGTGTTTATTTTTCTTCAGGTAATTGCGATGTTTTATATTCATGGAGTTAACCCTGAACATTTACCAATAAGTTTAGTATTCTGGTTGATCATGCCAATGTTGTTATCAGGCTGTGTTTACCAGATGACTACTAAGCAACGAGAAATTCAATCCTCTAATAATAACTTGCGAAAAGCAATTGCGGAGCAAGGAGCTTTTGATACTGAAACAAACTTAAGAACCACAATTGCCTACGTCCAAGATGC encodes:
- a CDS encoding cellulose biosynthesis cyclic di-GMP-binding regulatory protein BcsB, with translation MNKSFINKPNGIKQNDISKLLALFIAVVMILLGGLTAQSAKGATSTYTEPFQNTTTSLSGSSVQTNMYFVKMGYWDVKKATFNLSFQISQLNDQKSSDITVMINGTKFYSFKPKNNSGIQNRQIEIPKKLISGTNNLQIMGQITNKNSNQAVSTPANWLTIYSGANVNFEYGLAPAKNSIKSFYDYFTGADTISNQSAVVATANKPDNNELTSSATALSGQARTITTADEELPIVTLNDKKYDQARYRMIVAKYDHLPDNLKKAVRRQGLDQKAVLQRVNDGDHNDLVVTSNNNELLTRAAKFVANSELMSETASDEKTVTDQTNTNTSVLQYQGRYQLTNQDVQLTGANHHEQAFFVNLPVDRTNANGSKIKINYKYAKNLDFNNSLITVYVNNQAIGSKKLTMQRANGDSVTVSLPKDKPLGNSFTIRVAFDLQLKKNADSNAETPWATVDSDSEADIKSEPQNDLLFKNYPSMFLKNGAFNNLAIVRPKDMTANDFKTFTNIVNLIGNYTQSNMGDLKVYDNKPSSSTLENANVVAFGTPDQNNLIKRLNSKLYFKFDNGFDHFLSNEKLSIESGYGHNIGTDQLIRSPYNKQRGMLIITAAKPEDVFIASTQISDQKNIQQYQNTDGILVDQDNNHYSYRFKKVAAINSQQNISHTISKNSQLLIYLGLAVFVATIIAVVGFMLLRKNGLLKIGDNKHE
- a CDS encoding GGDEF domain-containing protein — protein: MNDDARNNLLSDIYLLAFLALMGLTALLMSFTGNVILNTIYMALTILSIIITYFYGIYAGFVENLVFIFLQVIAMFYIHGVNPEHLPISLVFWLIMPMLLSGCVYQMTTKQREIQSSNNNLRKAIAEQGAFDTETNLRTTIAYVQDANVFIETNRRFNLPVSTIIIRIRYYEELKRMMSVEQQRFLLEITSNVITRSTRENDVTYYLNNELPTWGILVYTDSDGAKIAAERIKENFQKNLATNEQLNGLNISLAIGISMWNADEMNSPYDLIDGGVKEIEYDVPAS
- a CDS encoding glycosyltransferase family 2 protein — its product is MSVLDFFLLIAVLSIWLILIVNLILTIAGYTYYLKWSKTPTPQLPENPEDVPFVSILVPAHNEGIVIVKTVQALLNFDYPHDRYEVIVINDNSSDNSAELLAGLQDLYKGRNLEVINTDKTNGGKGKSNALNIALNTRARGSLISIYDADNTPESGALRILVAQLLQNDKTGAVIGKFRTRNKNASLLTRFINVETLSFQWMAQAGRQQLFGLCTIPGTNYVIRRDLLEAIGGWDEKALAEDTEISFQVYRRGYHIRFQPRAVTWEQEPQTLDVWFHQRTRWVKGNIYVILKNAKLLFDPKSVRIRFDLFYFMAVYFLLMTSLILSDTVFVLSVSGVVHSNLQGFSNSVWAFAILLFVLSTFVTVLTEKGEMTFSNLLIILLMYAVYSQMWLAVAVHGMVGYIREQVFHQQAKWYKTKRYK